Proteins encoded within one genomic window of Carassius gibelio isolate Cgi1373 ecotype wild population from Czech Republic chromosome A4, carGib1.2-hapl.c, whole genome shotgun sequence:
- the LOC127981185 gene encoding uncharacterized protein LOC127981185 yields the protein MSGKRQRSILSCFALKDQLPKKVARSEEETVEKTVVEEAVRVPVEDGSMEETEEDTIKETMENPLETGRKRGLSRAATYRCSFKKEWSTRWPFITMGTSSSFYWCSVCRQESSCAHQGVRDISRHVESKGHRTKEQALKSASSVAQVYTPATSVGGMSVQEAKTRRAEVKVAIAMVQHNVPFAVADHFSPLYKECFRDSPTAQSFKSASTKTTRIINEAVAPHFKKELVMKMRENPCTLVTDGSNDTGLEKMNPLTVRIFDSNKVVHRFFDMCTTSGRNCGTAEVIYKKINDTLQESNIPWRNCISGFDPEDLAVDVGYWFKGSTNRKGYLAGSWFNQLYFYTTKCRLFLY from the exons atgtcagggaagaggcaaaggagcaTTCTTTCATGCTTTGCTCTTAAAGAtcagctccctaaaaaggtggctaggtcagaggaggagACTGTGGAGAAGACAGTAGTGGAGGAGGCAGTTAGGGTGCCAGTAGAGGATGGGTCCATGGAAGAGACTGAGGAGGACACCATAAAGGAAACCAtggagaacccactggaaacagggaGAAAGAGAGGGTTAAGTAGAGCAGCCACCTataggtgttcctttaagaaggagtggtcaacccgatggccattcatcacaatgggaaccagcagctctttttactggtgctCAGTCTGCAGACAAGAGAGCTCCTGTGCccatcaaggtgtgagggacataagcaggCATGTGGAAAGCAAAGGACATCGAACCAAAGAACAGGCTCTAAAATCAGCCAGCAGTGTTGCACAGGTCTACACACCAGCAACTTCTGTTGGAGGCATGAGTGTACAAGAGGCCAAG ACCAGGAGGGCTGAGGTGAAGGTTGCCATTGCAATGGTGCAGCACAATGTTCCATTTGCCGTTGCTGACCATTTCAGCCCCTTGTACAAAGAATGTTTTAGAGACTCCCCCACGGCTCAGAGCTTTAAGAGCGCAAGCACCAAAACAACGCGCATCATAAATGAAGCAGTGGCACCTCATTTTAAGAAGGAACTGGTGATGAAGATGAGAGAGAATCCCTGCACACTTGTCACAGATGGCTCAAATGACACTG GTCTAGAGAAGATGAATCCCCTCACAGTACGAATATTTGACAGCAACAAAGTTGTGCACAGATTCTTTGATATGTGCACCACAAGTGGGCGGAACTGTGGAACTGCTGaagtgatttataaaaaaatcaatgACACCCTGCAGGAAAGCAACATCCCTTGGAGAAACTGT ATATCCGGTTTTGATCCTGAAGATCTGGCGGTGGATGTTGGGTATTGGTTTAAGGGAAGCACCAATCGTAAAGGTTACCTGGCAGGTTCGTGGTTCAACCAGCTCTACTTTTATACAACAAAATGCAGACTTTTTTTATATTGa
- the LOC127981169 gene encoding uncharacterized protein LOC127981169, with protein MGDDHILSFTQVPQCLFPPQRHLENLFTTLQVKIQDGNVGNLELEKDDREVILLNCSIYMLPLGNIIRKYGISFHCYADDTQLYISTRPDETSQLSKLTECVKNVKDWMTHNFLQLNSDKTEILIIGPKNTTQNLVDYNLQLDGCTVTSSTVRNLGVILDSNLSFENHISNVTKTAFFHLRNIAKLRNMLSVSDAEKLVHAFMTSRLDYCNALLGGCPASSINKLQVVQNAAARVLTRSRKYDHITPILQSLHWLPIKFRISYKLSLLTYKALNGLAPAYLTSLLPRYNPSRTLRSQNAGLLVVPRIAKSTKGGRAFSHLAPKLWNSLPDNVRGSDTLSLFKSRLKTHLFRQAFE; from the exons ATGGGTGATGACCACATCCTCTCCTTCACACAGGTCCCACAGTGCCTCTTCCCTCCACAACGACACCTCGAAAACCTTTTCACCACACTTCAGGTGAAGATCCAGGACGGGAACGTGG GTAACTTGGAGCTGGAAAAGGATGATAGAGAGGTAATACTGTTAAACTG ttcaatatatatgttgccccttggtaatattattagaaaatacggaattagcttccactgttatgctgatgatactcagctatatatctcaacgagaccagatgaaacttcccaattatctaagctaacagagtgtgttaaaaatgtaaaagattggatgacacacaattttctccaattaaattcggataagacagagatactaattattggaccaaaaaacactacacagaatcttgtagattacaatctgcaactagacggatgtactgttacttcctctacagtcagaaatctgggtgttatattagacagcaatttgtcttttgaaaatcatatttccaatgttacaaaaactgcattcttccatcttagaaacattgccaagctacgaaacatgttatctgtttctgatgcagaaaagctagttcatgcattcatgacctctagactggactattgtaatgcacttctaggtggttgtcctgcttcgtcaataaacaagctacaggtcgtccaaaatgcagcagctagagtccttaccaggtcaagaaaatatgatcatattaccccaattttacagtctctgcactggctacctattaagttccgtatcagttacaaattatcattacttacctataaggccctaaatggtttagctccagcgtacctaactagccttctaccacgttacaacccatcacgcaccctaaggtcacaaaacgctggacttttggtcgttcctaggatagcaaaatccactaaaggaggtagagctttctcacatttggctcccaaactctggaatagccttcctgataatgttcggggttcagacacactctctctgtttaaatctagattaaaaacacatctctttcgccaagcattcgaataa